A window of Clavibacter michiganensis contains these coding sequences:
- a CDS encoding aldo/keto reductase translates to MTYVAHPDRYSSMPYRRSGRSGLKLPELSLGLWHNFGTARPIDTQRAIVRRAFDLGITHFDLANNYGPPPGSAETAFGRILAEDLRPYRDEIVISSKAGYLMWDGPYGEWGSRKSMLASLDQSLGRMGLEYVDVFYSHRPDPETPIEETMGALATAVHQGKALYAGISNYSPEQTERAVAALAEHKVPLTIHQPSYSMFNRHVEGGLLPVLEEAGSGCIVFSPLAQGLLTDRYLSGSIPADSRAATSGFLDESAVSSVYLERARGLQAVAEGRGQTLAQLALSWVLRHPGITSALIGASSVEQLEQNVAAAGAAPLTDDELAAIEPFAVDGTGR, encoded by the coding sequence ATGACCTACGTCGCTCATCCCGATCGCTACTCGTCCATGCCGTACCGCCGCTCCGGCCGCTCGGGCCTCAAGCTCCCCGAGCTGTCGCTCGGCCTCTGGCACAACTTCGGCACCGCCCGCCCGATCGACACCCAGCGCGCCATCGTCCGTCGCGCGTTCGACCTCGGCATCACGCACTTCGACCTCGCCAACAACTACGGCCCGCCTCCCGGCAGCGCCGAGACCGCGTTCGGCCGGATCCTCGCCGAGGACCTCCGCCCGTACCGCGACGAGATCGTCATCTCCTCCAAGGCCGGCTACCTGATGTGGGACGGCCCCTACGGCGAGTGGGGATCCCGGAAGTCGATGCTCGCGTCGCTCGACCAGAGCCTCGGGCGCATGGGCCTCGAGTACGTCGACGTCTTCTACTCGCACCGCCCGGATCCGGAGACGCCCATCGAGGAGACCATGGGCGCGCTCGCGACCGCGGTGCACCAGGGCAAGGCGCTCTACGCCGGCATCAGCAACTACTCGCCCGAGCAGACGGAGCGCGCGGTCGCCGCGCTCGCGGAGCACAAGGTGCCGCTGACCATCCACCAGCCGAGCTACTCCATGTTCAACCGGCACGTCGAGGGCGGGCTGCTGCCCGTGCTCGAGGAGGCGGGATCCGGCTGCATCGTGTTCTCGCCGCTCGCGCAGGGGCTGCTCACCGACCGGTACCTGTCGGGATCCATCCCCGCCGACTCGCGGGCCGCGACCAGCGGGTTCCTCGACGAGTCCGCGGTCTCGTCCGTCTACCTGGAGCGGGCGCGCGGCCTGCAGGCGGTCGCCGAGGGGCGCGGGCAGACGCTCGCGCAGCTCGCGCTCTCGTGGGTGCTGCGGCACCCGGGGATCACGAGCGCGCTGATCGGCGCGTCGAGCGTGGAGCAGCTGGAGCAGAACGTGGCCGCGGCCGGCGCCGCTCCGCTCACCGACGACGAGCTCGCGGCCATCGAGCCGTTCGCGGTCGACGGCACCGGGCGCTGA
- a CDS encoding membrane dipeptidase, with product MERIREVAGPRHVGLGGDYDGVDRTPDGLEDVSRYPALIAALAGRGWSDDDLRALAGGNALRVLRAADADDDVSRGAADAWALA from the coding sequence GTGGAGCGGATCCGCGAGGTCGCCGGGCCCCGGCACGTGGGCCTCGGGGGCGACTACGACGGCGTCGACCGCACGCCCGACGGGCTCGAGGACGTCTCGCGCTACCCGGCCCTGATCGCGGCGCTCGCCGGGCGCGGCTGGTCGGACGACGACCTCCGGGCGCTCGCGGGCGGCAACGCGCTGCGCGTGCTGCGGGCGGCGGACGCGGACGACGACGTGTCGCGGGGCGCGGCGGACGCGTGGGCGCTGGCGTGA
- a CDS encoding GNAT family N-acetyltransferase, with protein sequence MLDDLADRGWPAETRELHGGWILRAAGGVTKRANSALPAGPVADPDAALDAAEAFARHHGIDPCVQVSPASEPADLASRLAARGYVAEARTLVEVADAAAVAERLAGARPADPALVVTVADAPDDAWLDAWWSVDGRGGSAELAVARRILERGPSVYAAVRDGDGDRVLATARLALVGSWGGFFAVATRPEARRRGLSRAAMAAAVDAGLDRGITALWLQVVAENDGARALYGGLGFSTASRYEYWARTRQPSAATTSARNPA encoded by the coding sequence ATGCTGGACGACCTCGCCGACCGCGGCTGGCCGGCCGAGACGCGCGAGCTGCACGGCGGGTGGATCCTGCGCGCCGCGGGAGGCGTGACGAAGCGCGCGAACTCGGCGCTCCCGGCCGGCCCCGTCGCCGACCCGGACGCCGCGCTCGACGCGGCCGAGGCCTTCGCGCGCCACCACGGCATCGACCCGTGCGTTCAGGTGTCGCCCGCGTCCGAGCCCGCCGACCTCGCGTCCCGGCTCGCCGCCCGCGGCTACGTCGCCGAGGCGCGCACGCTCGTGGAGGTCGCCGACGCCGCTGCGGTGGCGGAGCGGCTGGCGGGCGCGCGACCCGCGGATCCCGCGCTCGTCGTCACGGTCGCGGACGCGCCCGACGACGCCTGGCTCGACGCGTGGTGGAGCGTCGACGGGCGCGGCGGATCCGCGGAGCTCGCCGTGGCGCGCCGGATCCTCGAGCGCGGCCCGTCGGTCTACGCGGCAGTGCGCGACGGCGACGGCGACCGCGTGCTCGCCACCGCGCGGCTCGCGCTCGTGGGGAGCTGGGGCGGGTTCTTCGCCGTCGCGACGCGCCCCGAGGCCCGACGCCGCGGGCTGTCGCGGGCGGCGATGGCGGCGGCGGTCGACGCGGGGCTCGACCGCGGGATCACCGCGCTCTGGCTGCAGGTCGTCGCGGAGAACGACGGCGCTCGCGCGCTCTACGGCGGCCTCGGCTTCTCGACCGCGTCGCGCTACGAGTACTGGGCGCGCACCCGCCAGCCGTCCGCCGCGACGACGTCGGCGAGGAACCCCGCGTAG
- a CDS encoding ABC transporter ATP-binding protein, with the protein MRAIDDARRTLGPEGERELRPVVARMAAASVLHGAAVVALVPVLERLFGPDPASAWPWIALFLLLAAAHLAVQARAQSAAFGAGVRAANALHHRIGDHVVRLPLAWFDATHRAELTAAAGGSVLASMGVPAYLLRPLITATVVPAVIAASLLVLDPPLGVALLVLAPVLALALRVGGRIAARADAERADADSGIGERVVEFAQAQHVLRAHGRTGRDAGLVDAILVRHRATSRALIGRTVAGLVAFGAVMRVVLVAALAIAVTRVLGGPVDPGRTVATLVLVFHAADLVGQAAELAVGVRAARRDLGAVARILDAAPIPEPQPGATRVPDGADVELDGVSFSYPGSATEAVSGLDAALPAGRMTALVGPSGSGKTTVARLIARAADVTGGAVRIGGVDVRDMALADVAAHVSTVFQDVHLLAGTLGDNVRIADPDADDAAVADALRRAGLPLGDGLDLDTPVGEGGRQLSGGQRQRVSIARVLLKDAPVVVLDEATAALDAESAAAVAEAIRLLRGHRTLLVIAHRLDTVRSADEILVLDGGRLVQRGTHDELAGQPGVYAGFLADVVAADGWRVRAQYS; encoded by the coding sequence ATGCGCGCGATCGACGATGCCCGGCGCACCCTGGGGCCCGAGGGCGAGCGGGAGCTGCGCCCGGTCGTGGCGCGGATGGCGGCGGCGTCCGTGCTGCACGGCGCGGCGGTCGTGGCCCTCGTGCCTGTGCTCGAGCGCCTCTTCGGCCCGGATCCGGCGTCCGCGTGGCCGTGGATCGCCCTCTTCCTGCTCCTCGCCGCGGCGCACCTCGCCGTGCAGGCCCGAGCGCAGTCGGCCGCGTTCGGGGCGGGCGTCCGGGCGGCGAACGCGCTGCACCACCGCATCGGCGACCACGTGGTGCGCCTGCCGCTCGCCTGGTTCGACGCCACCCACCGCGCGGAGCTCACGGCCGCGGCGGGCGGCAGCGTGCTCGCGTCGATGGGCGTGCCCGCCTACCTGCTGCGGCCGCTCATCACCGCGACCGTCGTGCCCGCGGTGATCGCGGCGTCTCTCCTGGTGCTGGATCCCCCGCTCGGCGTCGCCCTCCTCGTGCTCGCGCCCGTCCTGGCGCTGGCCCTCCGCGTCGGCGGCCGGATCGCGGCGCGCGCCGACGCCGAGCGCGCCGACGCCGACTCGGGCATCGGCGAGCGCGTCGTCGAGTTCGCCCAGGCGCAGCACGTGCTGCGGGCGCACGGGCGCACCGGGCGCGACGCGGGCCTCGTCGACGCGATCCTCGTGCGGCACCGCGCCACGTCGCGCGCGCTCATCGGCCGCACCGTCGCGGGGCTGGTCGCGTTCGGCGCCGTCATGCGCGTCGTCCTCGTCGCGGCGCTCGCCATCGCGGTGACCCGCGTGCTCGGCGGCCCCGTCGACCCGGGGCGCACGGTCGCGACGCTCGTGCTCGTCTTCCACGCTGCCGACCTCGTGGGCCAGGCGGCGGAGCTGGCGGTCGGCGTGCGCGCCGCGCGGCGCGACCTCGGGGCCGTCGCCCGGATCCTCGACGCCGCCCCCATCCCCGAGCCGCAGCCCGGCGCGACGCGCGTGCCCGACGGCGCCGACGTGGAGCTCGACGGCGTGTCCTTCTCCTACCCGGGATCCGCGACCGAGGCCGTCTCGGGCCTCGACGCCGCGCTGCCCGCCGGCCGCATGACCGCGCTCGTGGGGCCGTCCGGATCCGGCAAGACGACGGTCGCGCGGCTCATCGCCCGCGCCGCCGACGTGACCGGCGGTGCCGTGCGCATCGGCGGGGTCGACGTCCGCGACATGGCGCTGGCCGACGTGGCCGCGCACGTGTCCACCGTCTTCCAGGACGTCCACCTGCTCGCGGGGACGCTCGGCGACAACGTGCGCATCGCGGATCCCGACGCGGACGACGCGGCCGTGGCCGATGCGCTCCGCCGCGCGGGCCTGCCGCTCGGCGACGGCCTCGACCTCGACACACCCGTGGGCGAGGGCGGCCGCCAGCTGTCGGGCGGCCAGCGCCAGCGCGTCTCGATCGCCCGGGTCCTCCTGAAGGACGCTCCCGTGGTCGTGCTCGACGAGGCCACGGCGGCGCTCGACGCGGAGAGCGCGGCGGCCGTGGCCGAGGCGATCCGGCTCCTGCGCGGGCACAGGACCCTGCTCGTGATCGCCCACCGGCTCGACACCGTGCGGAGCGCCGACGAGATCCTCGTGCTCGACGGCGGGCGCCTCGTGCAGCGCGGGACGCACGACGAGCTGGCCGGGCAGCCGGGCGTCTACGCGGGGTTCCTCGCCGACGTCGTCGCGGCGGACGGCTGGCGGGTGCGCGCCCAGTACTCGTAG
- a CDS encoding ABC transporter ATP-binding protein translates to MTDAADTPDAADATDPPATVAGAVRAVRGRLAAAVLLQAAASASGLVAVVAVAEIGRAAVADPGGPPAWGGVMLAVVAGIAGLLLAASADTLTHLADADLQLDLRRLVVARLGLVPLAWFDDHDAGEVRQAVQQDVAALHALVAHTLLDVTRLVVVTVASLVYLLALDVPLALACLLPLVAGVVLFARAMAGAMSSMAEYGRASAEIAGSVVEFADGIQVVRSFGRPGRAHARYLRAVDAFAAFFGAWVARTTAATTASWLTVSPIGVLALVVPVGGAMVASGALPAADLAPFLLLAPAMAAPVGVIGPRAQAIRGAVDAAKAVDEVLRAPVEPDVAEPREPDARHVAGLVLRGVCFSYDGERDALRDVDLELSPGSVTAVVGPSGSGKSTLAALVARLRLPTRGTLELGGVDVRDATPSAWHAQVGCVLQDTVLLRDTALENLRLGRPDASLDEVRAAARIAQVDDVIDGLPDGYGTVLDPRGGISGGEAQRVALARALVADCPVLVLDEPMAHADPSTAARMQRALASATRGRTVLVVAHRLETVEHADRIVVMEAGRVAEQGTHAELLARDGLYARLLRAGATGPAPAPAPGETHEEVR, encoded by the coding sequence ATGACGGACGCGGCCGACACCCCGGACGCGGCCGACGCGACGGATCCCCCCGCGACCGTGGCCGGGGCCGTCAGGGCGGTCCGCGGCCGGCTGGCGGCGGCCGTGCTGCTGCAGGCGGCGGCCTCCGCGAGCGGGCTCGTCGCCGTCGTCGCGGTCGCCGAGATCGGCCGGGCCGCGGTCGCCGACCCCGGCGGTCCCCCGGCGTGGGGCGGCGTCATGCTCGCCGTCGTCGCCGGCATCGCGGGCCTCCTGCTGGCAGCGTCCGCCGACACGCTCACGCACCTCGCCGACGCCGACCTCCAGCTCGACCTCCGGCGCCTCGTGGTCGCGCGGCTCGGCCTGGTCCCGCTCGCCTGGTTCGACGACCACGACGCCGGCGAGGTGCGCCAGGCCGTGCAGCAGGACGTGGCGGCGCTGCATGCGCTCGTCGCGCACACGCTCCTCGACGTCACGCGGCTCGTCGTCGTCACCGTCGCGTCGCTCGTCTACCTGCTCGCGCTCGACGTGCCGCTCGCGCTCGCGTGCCTCCTGCCGCTCGTCGCCGGCGTCGTGCTCTTCGCGCGGGCGATGGCGGGAGCGATGTCGTCCATGGCGGAGTACGGGCGCGCGTCGGCCGAGATCGCGGGCAGCGTGGTGGAGTTCGCCGACGGGATCCAGGTGGTGCGCTCCTTCGGCCGGCCCGGCCGCGCCCACGCGCGCTACCTGCGCGCGGTCGACGCGTTCGCCGCGTTCTTCGGCGCCTGGGTCGCGCGCACCACGGCGGCCACGACCGCGTCCTGGCTGACCGTCTCGCCCATCGGCGTGCTCGCCCTCGTCGTGCCCGTCGGCGGCGCGATGGTCGCGTCCGGCGCGCTGCCCGCCGCGGACCTCGCCCCCTTCCTCCTGCTCGCGCCGGCGATGGCGGCCCCCGTGGGCGTCATCGGCCCGCGCGCGCAGGCCATCCGGGGCGCGGTCGACGCGGCGAAGGCCGTCGACGAGGTGCTGCGCGCGCCCGTCGAGCCGGACGTCGCCGAGCCCCGCGAGCCCGACGCCCGCCACGTCGCCGGCCTCGTGCTCCGCGGCGTCTGCTTCTCCTACGACGGCGAGCGCGACGCGCTCCGCGACGTCGACCTCGAGCTGTCCCCGGGATCCGTGACCGCGGTCGTCGGCCCGTCCGGCTCCGGCAAGTCCACGCTCGCCGCCCTCGTGGCCCGCCTGCGCCTGCCCACGCGGGGCACCCTCGAGCTCGGCGGCGTCGACGTTCGCGACGCGACCCCGTCGGCCTGGCACGCGCAGGTCGGCTGCGTGCTGCAGGACACGGTGCTGCTGCGCGACACGGCGCTCGAGAACCTCCGGCTGGGACGCCCCGACGCGTCGCTCGACGAGGTGCGCGCCGCCGCGCGGATCGCGCAGGTCGACGACGTCATCGACGGGCTGCCCGACGGGTACGGCACCGTGCTGGATCCGCGCGGCGGCATCTCCGGCGGCGAGGCCCAGCGCGTCGCCCTGGCTCGCGCGCTCGTGGCCGACTGCCCGGTGCTGGTGCTCGACGAGCCGATGGCGCACGCCGACCCGAGCACGGCCGCGCGCATGCAGCGCGCGCTCGCCTCCGCGACCCGGGGCCGGACCGTGCTGGTCGTCGCGCACCGGCTGGAGACGGTGGAGCACGCCGACCGCATCGTCGTGATGGAGGCCGGCCGCGTCGCGGAGCAGGGCACGCACGCGGAGCTCCTGGCCCGGGACGGCCTGTACGCGCGGCTCCTGCGCGCCGGCGCGACCGGGCCCGCGCCCGCGCCCGCGCCCGGCGAGACCCATGAGGAGGTGCGCTGA